A genomic stretch from Theropithecus gelada isolate Dixy chromosome 2, Tgel_1.0, whole genome shotgun sequence includes:
- the LOC112619343 gene encoding serine protease 44 produces the protein MASQGGSSLGLLAWLLLLQPWLDEARAGRAGAQGGVALFFPSALPSGPGGQDPGASGWEPPPVGAPGSQAAGQSRRKTVTPAPVLFPSACGKRFARIIGGLRSPDRKWPWQVSLQTSNRHICGGSLIARRWVLTAAHCISGHLEYRVKLGDTNVHHRSKTALVVPVRDIVSHRYFTSSGIIENDIALALLDFPVNYSTHIQPVCLPEQAFMVQADTKCWVTGWGKVNETDSSKKIVTELQEAELSIMLHEKCNKVFKEKMRIRNEMVKKGTVCGYNDQGKDSCQGDSGGPLVCELNGTWFQVGIVSWGIGCSNKGYPGVYTEVSFYKKWIIDHLRQASCLNSADSLILVLCLMMPLGILVAP, from the exons ATGGCGTCCCAGGGCGGCAGCTCCCTCGGGCTCCTGGCCTGGCTCTTGCTTCTTCAGCCATGGCTCGACGAGGCCCGGGCGGGCAGGGCGGGTGCGCAGGGAGGCGTAGCACTGTTCTTCCCCTCCGCTCTCCCCTCAGGGCCAGGCGGCCAGGACCCCGGAGCGAGCGGATGGGAGCCGCCACCTGTAGGGGCTCCAGGATCCCAAGCGGCCGGTCAGTCCAGACGGAAGACAGTGACCCCCGCTCCGGTGTTATTTCCCTCAG CCTGCGGCAAGCGGTTTGCAAGGATAATTGGAGGATTGCGGAGCCCAGATAGGAAGTGGCCCTGGCAGGTGAGCCTGCAGACCAGCAACAGACACATCTGCGGAGGCTCCCTTATTGCCAGGCGCTGGGTGCTTACTGCCGCCCACTGCATCTCTGG TCATCTGGAATACAGAGTGAAGCTGGGAGACACAAATGTGCATCATCGCTCCAAAAcagcacttgtagtcccagttcgTGACATCGTTAGCCACCGATATTTTACGTCTTCTGGAATAATTGAAAATGACATTGCCCTTGCTCTGCTTGACTTCCCTGTGAATTACTCCACGCACATCCAGCCTGTGTGCCTCCCTGAACAGGCTTTCATGGTACAAGCTGATACGAAGTGCTGGGTGACAGGATGGGGCAAAGTGAATGAAACAG ATTCATCAAAAAAGATAGTAACTGAGCTTCAGGAGGCTGAACTAAGCATTATGCTTCATGAGAAATGTAATAAGGTATTCAAGGAAAAGATGAGAATTAGGAATGAAATGGTCAAGAAGGGGACCGTCTGTGGCTATAATGACCAAGGGAAGGATTCCTGTCAG GGAGATTCTGGGGGGCCCCTGGTCTGTGAATTAAATGGCACATGGTTCCAGGTGGGGATTGTGAGCTGGGGCATTGGCTGCAGTAACAAAGGATATCCTGGAGTTTACACAGAAGTTAGTTTCTACAAGAAATGGATTATTGATCACTTGAGACAAGCTTCCTGTCTGAATTCAGCAGACTCCCTCATCCTAGTCCTGTGTCTGATGATGCCCCTGGGCATCCTGGTGGCCCCGTGA